One genomic segment of Vicinamibacterales bacterium includes these proteins:
- the rplD gene encoding 50S ribosomal protein L4, whose product MKIDVVNSEKATVGSLDLKDEIFGGRVKTDLIWEAVVQENAAERRGTHATKNRALVSGSGKKPWRQKGTGRARVGEIRNPLWRKGGTVFGPQPRSYDYALPRKVKLGALRSALAAKLADGTLTVVDKLAAGADKKTKATAAMFRTLGARGKTLVIDVTHDEAFTRTARNIAGVTLKDSARVTARDVIDTDHVIATKAALEKLQDSLG is encoded by the coding sequence ATGAAGATAGACGTTGTGAACAGCGAGAAGGCCACCGTGGGCAGCCTCGATCTCAAGGACGAGATCTTCGGCGGCCGCGTGAAGACCGATCTGATCTGGGAGGCGGTCGTCCAGGAGAACGCGGCGGAGCGCCGCGGCACCCATGCGACGAAGAACCGCGCCCTGGTCAGCGGCTCGGGCAAGAAGCCGTGGCGCCAGAAGGGCACCGGGCGGGCGCGCGTCGGCGAGATCCGCAATCCGCTGTGGCGCAAGGGGGGCACCGTGTTCGGCCCTCAGCCGCGCAGCTACGACTACGCGCTGCCGCGCAAGGTGAAGCTCGGCGCGCTGCGCTCGGCGCTGGCCGCCAAGCTGGCGGACGGCACGCTGACCGTGGTCGACAAGCTGGCGGCCGGCGCGGACAAGAAGACCAAGGCCACCGCGGCGATGTTCAGGACGCTCGGCGCGCGCGGCAAGACGCTGGTGATCGACGTGACCCACGACGAGGCGTTCACGCGAACGGCGCGCAACATCGCGGGCGTCACGTTGAAGGACAGCGCCCGGGTCACGGCCCGCGACGTGATCGACACGGATCATGTGATCGCCACGAAGGCGGCGCTCGAGAAGCTGCAGGACAGCCTGGGATAG
- the rpsS gene encoding 30S ribosomal protein S19, with protein MSRSLKKGPFVDVPLLEKVEVMNRSGDKKVIKTWSRRSTVIPEMVGHTIAVHNGRKFIPVYVTENMVGHKLGEFAPTRLFKGHTTKADKAAAVAPAAGAPAGGGKGGA; from the coding sequence ATGAGTAGATCGCTGAAAAAAGGACCTTTTGTCGACGTCCCCCTCCTCGAAAAAGTCGAGGTGATGAACCGCAGCGGCGACAAGAAGGTCATCAAGACCTGGTCGCGCCGCTCGACGGTCATCCCCGAGATGGTGGGACACACGATCGCGGTGCACAACGGGCGGAAGTTCATCCCGGTGTACGTGACCGAGAACATGGTCGGGCACAAGCTCGGCGAGTTCGCGCCGACGCGGCTGTTCAAGGGACACACCACCAAGGCCGACAAGGCCGCGGCGGTGGCGCCGGCGGCGGGCGCGCCCGCGGGCGGCGGCAAGGGAGGCGCGTAA
- a CDS encoding 50S ribosomal protein L23: MKQTEIIRRPLITEKTTLLREDGRTLVFEVAPGATKIDIKRAVEKLLGAKVAGVRTALAHGKVKRQGRFVGQRSDWKKAYVKLKEGEKIPEFLEGA; the protein is encoded by the coding sequence ATGAAACAGACAGAGATTATCCGCCGTCCGCTGATCACCGAGAAGACCACGCTGCTGCGCGAAGACGGGCGCACGCTGGTGTTCGAGGTGGCGCCGGGCGCGACCAAGATCGACATCAAGCGCGCCGTCGAGAAGCTGCTCGGCGCCAAGGTGGCAGGGGTGCGCACGGCGCTGGCGCACGGCAAGGTGAAGCGCCAGGGGCGCTTCGTCGGCCAGCGGTCGGACTGGAAGAAGGCGTATGTAAAGCTCAAGGAAGGCGAAAAGATTCCTGAGTTCTTGGAGGGCGCCTAG
- the rplB gene encoding 50S ribosomal protein L2: MPIRKYKPTSPGRRFQTVQTFDDITTTEPYKPLVEPLKRTGGRDNHGELTSWWRGGGHKRNYRVIDFKRDKRNIPATVSTIEYDPNRSARIALLTYADGEKRYILHPVGLTVGTTIVAGDNVDILPGNSLPLKSIPLGTMVHNVELRPGRGGQIARSAGSGVQVVAREGEYASVKMPSGEIRKINIECYATIGQVGNIDHENVSIGKAGRSRWLGIRPHVRGVAMNPVDHPLGGGEGKTSGGRHPVSPWGVPTKGYKTRNAKRTDRFIVTRRPK; the protein is encoded by the coding sequence ATGCCGATCAGAAAATACAAGCCGACGTCACCCGGCCGGCGGTTTCAAACCGTCCAGACGTTCGACGACATCACCACCACCGAGCCGTACAAGCCGCTCGTCGAGCCGCTGAAGCGGACCGGCGGTCGCGACAACCACGGCGAGCTCACCTCGTGGTGGCGCGGCGGCGGGCACAAGCGCAACTACCGCGTGATCGATTTCAAGCGCGACAAGCGCAACATCCCGGCGACGGTGTCGACCATCGAGTACGACCCGAACCGCTCGGCGCGGATCGCGCTGCTGACCTACGCCGACGGCGAGAAGCGCTACATCCTGCACCCGGTCGGCCTCACCGTGGGGACGACGATCGTGGCGGGAGACAACGTCGACATCCTGCCGGGCAACTCGCTGCCGCTGAAGAGCATTCCGCTGGGCACCATGGTGCACAACGTGGAGCTGCGGCCGGGCCGCGGCGGCCAGATCGCGCGCAGCGCCGGGTCGGGCGTCCAGGTCGTCGCCCGTGAAGGGGAGTACGCGTCGGTCAAGATGCCGTCGGGCGAGATCCGCAAGATCAACATCGAGTGCTACGCCACCATCGGCCAGGTCGGCAACATCGATCACGAGAACGTGTCGATCGGCAAGGCGGGGCGCAGCCGCTGGCTGGGCATCCGGCCGCACGTCCGCGGCGTGGCGATGAATCCGGTCGACCATCCGCTCGGCGGCGGTGAAGGCAAGACGTCGGGCGGCCGCCACCCGGTGTCGCCGTGGGGCGTGCCGACCAAGGGGTACAAGACGCGCAACGCCAAGCGGACCGATCGGTTCATCGTCACGCGGAGACCGAAGTAG